The Mucilaginibacter sp. PAMB04168 genome contains the following window.
AACCGAAATGGTTCACTCGAGCGCCGAAATGATGACTGAAGATTTCATTGAGGATGAAGATGTTGTTATCACTATTTCACATGAGGGATATATTAAACGCACGCCACTTACTGAATATCGCCGCCAGGGCAGAGGAGGTAAAGGCGCTATTGGCAGCAACAGCCGCGATGAAGACTTTATAGAGCACTTGCTGGTAGCATCAAACCACAATTATATGCTGTTCTTCACTGAGGCCGGCCGTTGCTTCTGGTTAAGGGTATTCGAAATTCCGGAAGGCACCCGTACCTCAAAAGGACGTGCTATTCAGAACATCATTAACATCCCTAAAGAGGAAAAGATTAAAGCCTATATAAAGGTTAAGAATTTGAAAGACCAGGAATACCTGGAAAACAACTTCATTATCATGTGTACGGCTAAAGGCACCATCAAGAAAACTTCTTTAGAAGCCTATTCCCGTCCGCGTTCTAACGGTATTAACGCTATTAATATTAATGATGGCGATACCTTGCTCGAAGCCACATTAACTACCGGTAGCAGCGAAATTGTAATGGCCTTAAAATCAGGCCGCGCAATCCGCTTTAATGAAGCTACAGTTAGGCCAATGGGTCGTACTGCAACCGGAGTTAGAGGCGTTACTTTAGAGAACGAGCAAGATGCTGTTGTTGGAATGATAGCCGTTAACGATTTAGACACAACCATACTTGTTGTTTCTGAAAAAGGATATGGCAAACGTACCGACGTTGATGATTACCGCGTTACAAACCGTGGTGGTAAAGGTGTAAAAACTATTAACGTAACTGAAAAAACCGGCAAACTTGTTGCCATAAAAGATGTTACAGATGGTGATGATTTAATGATCATTAATCGCTCTGGTGTCATTATCCGTATTGCCATGAACCAATTAAGGGTTATGGGCCGTGCAACTCAGGGTGTTCGTTTGATCTCTCTGAAAGAGGGTGATGAAATTGCTTCGGTAGCTAAAATTGAGCACAGCGAAGAGGAAGAACTGGAACAGGCGATTGAAAGCAGCTTGAACACCAACGGCACCGACGTTGGAATTGAAGACAATGATAGTCCGGCGGCAGATGCACCGGATGATGCAGAAAACGAATAAATTATGCTACTAAGCCGTAAAATCATTGTACTGGTTTTATTAGGATTGTTTACCGCACCGTTAGCCTTTGGCCAAAGCGAGGCATTAAAGGTTGTGGTAAACAATCTGGCTTACTATCGCCAGCGCGGCGAGCTCAAATATCTGAGCAACGCCAAAAAATCGGTTGATAGTTTAATTAAAACCCGGTCAGATTCATCTAATCTTGGTAAAAACATATACAAAGCTATTGTTTACTCAAGCATAGCTTATATAGACTCCACTAACCGCTTAAATCAGCCTGCCGATTTCTCGAACAAAACAGTTGAACTGGTTGATAGACTTTCTCACCATAAACGAATCTACAAATACCAAACGGAACTCGATTTTTCGAAGCGATGCCTGGCTAATGTTTTGATCAGAAATGGATTTGAGCAATGCCGGCATTTAGATTTTACAAATGCGGTTGAATCTTTTAAAAAAGCACAGCAGTATTCACCTAAGTTTGGTCAAATAAACGCTTATATAGCCTATGCCAATACCCGGGCCGGCCGTTTGGAGGAAGCAGTTAAATTTTATAACACCTTGCTAACTGCCGACAGCGCCAAAACAGAATATGTGATTGCGGCGTCAAACATTTATAAAACGATGGGGGATACCGCAAAGGCACTGGAAACGTTGCAAAAGGGTAGGCGCTTTTTACCTGGCGATAAAAGCCTTGTTTTGGAAGAAGCTAATATCTTCAATAATAAAAAGGATTACAGATCACTGGAGCCGCTGTTGAAAGATTTACTGGATGCTTACGGCAATGATGCGGAGGTGTATTTTATTGCAGCTAATTGTTATGACCGTTTGGAAAAATATGATAGGGCAGAGTCATTGTACCTGCGTGCTATTGAACTGAATAGTGCTGCTTATGACCCCGTACTTAATTTAGGGCTTTTGTATTTAAAGCTTAGTGCTGCCAAGCGAAACAAGGATGAGGCGGATAAAAATCTTTCGCGGTCGGCACTTTGGCTGCAAAAGGCATATGAAATGTCTCCTAAAAACGTTAATACCCTAAAGCTTTTGCAACTCATATATGCAAAAAGCGGAAACGACACTCAATTAAATAACATAAACAGT
Protein-coding sequences here:
- a CDS encoding tetratricopeptide repeat protein is translated as MLLSRKIIVLVLLGLFTAPLAFGQSEALKVVVNNLAYYRQRGELKYLSNAKKSVDSLIKTRSDSSNLGKNIYKAIVYSSIAYIDSTNRLNQPADFSNKTVELVDRLSHHKRIYKYQTELDFSKRCLANVLIRNGFEQCRHLDFTNAVESFKKAQQYSPKFGQINAYIAYANTRAGRLEEAVKFYNTLLTADSAKTEYVIAASNIYKTMGDTAKALETLQKGRRFLPGDKSLVLEEANIFNNKKDYRSLEPLLKDLLDAYGNDAEVYFIAANCYDRLEKYDRAESLYLRAIELNSAAYDPVLNLGLLYLKLSAAKRNKDEADKNLSRSALWLQKAYEMSPKNVNTLKLLQLIYAKSGNDTQLNNINSKLQQLTN